Genomic DNA from Marnyiella aurantia:
ACACCTTCATCAGGTTGGTTTCATGCTGCGCTACATGCATAGCTGCGGTAGTAAGCCTTGCCTGACTGAAACGGTAATAAATAAAATCGCCGAAATTCATTCCGTAAGCAATACCATTGGTAATGAAATAGACCCAGAACAGTATTTTCTGATAATAACCTTTGGTATTAATGACCAACGGCAGTAAGCTCAGCAGAATAAAGAGCGCATTTACATACAGGATTGCTGTTGTGTCAAAGGCTATGCCCCTGTAAGCTATATTAAAATAATCCGACAGGCTTTCTACTTTAATAAGATCACTGTTATAAAAATAGAAAAGCAGGCGCGCCACCTGATAAAAGAAATACACGAGCAGAAGCCTGTAAGCCAGTACCAGCACTTCCCCGGACCTAAATTCCCTGAAAAAATTCATAGCGGCAAATTTACATTAAATTAATATCCCGATTACATATCAGGCAGCACGCTAAAGTTGATAACGGGATAAAAAGCTTATTTTTGCTGGTATGGGTTTTCTGAAAACAAATCTCGCTAACATTTTTACGCTGGGGAATCTTTTTTCCGGCTCAATAGGTGTCATCCAATTACTCGACGGCAATTACGGTACAGCTGCAGTATGTATTATCATAAGCCTGATCCTGGATTTCTTTGACGGATTCATTGCCAGACTCACCAAAACAGCCTCTAACCTTGGTGGTCAGTTGGACAGCCTTGCAGATATGGTGAGTTTCGGATTACTGCCGGGAGTCGTGATGTACAAAGCACTGGAACCCTTCGGCTATGATTTCATGGGCATAATGCTGCCGTTCGAAATTAAGTATCTGGCCTTCTTCATCACTGTCTTCTCCTGTCTGCGACTTGCCATTTTCAATATTGATGATGAGCAGAAATACTATTTTAAAGGCCTAAATACGCCCTCCAACACCGTTTTGATCCTGGGACTTTACTATGCTCATATGGAAAACGCAAGTTTCAGTTTCCTCTTTGAAAATCCGATGCTGCTTCTGCTTCTTACGGCGCTGTCCTCGTGGCTGCTTGTCAGTCCTCTGAAAATGGTTGCCATGAAGTTTAAATCAATGAGACCGGCAGATAATTATCCTAAGATCGCCTTATTAGTTGGTGGCATTCTGCTGCTTGTTATATTTGGAACTGTGGGGATTCCTTTGGCAGTAGTTTACTATATGGTTATTTCAGTGATTTTCCGGAAACAGCTCAGATAACGCTTTCTTATTAACAACAATACAATGAATTTAAAACTATATAAACCGCTCTGCATCTTCGATCTGGAAACCACCGGAACCAACGTGGCGAAAGACAGGATTGTTGAAATAAGCATACTGAAAGTTCATCCTGATGCCTCGCGCGAGAGCCGTACATGGCTCGTAAACCCCGGCATGTACATCCCAAAGGAATCTACTGCCGTACATGGGATCAGTGATGACGATGTAAAAGATTCACCTAAATTTGCTGAAATCGCACCAAAGGTTATGGAAATGATCACAGGTTGCGACCTGGGAGGCTTTAACTCCAACAGGTTTGATGTTCCGCTGCTGGCTGAAGAGCTTCTGCGGTCAGGAATTGATTTTGACCTCAGTAAATTCAAACTGGTGGATGCACAGACCATTTTCCACAAAATGGAACCGAGAAACCTTACAGCGGCCTATAAGTTTTACTGCCGCAAGGAACTTACGAACGCTCACTCGGCAGAGGCTGATGTACTGGCCACATTTGAAGTGCTTGACGCGCAGGTGGCCCATTATGAGGAATTGCCAAACGAAATTGCCGGACTGAGTGAATTTTCGCACCATTCAAGATTTGCGGACCTGGCGGGTTTTATCGCTTTTGATGAGGACGAGAAAGAGATTTTTACCTTCGGAAAATATAAAGGTCAGCGCGTGAAGGATGTTTTCCAGAAAGATCTGGGCTATTACGGCTGGATCCAGAATGCCGATTTTCCGCTGTATACCAAAAAGGTACTTACCGGCATCCAACTCAGAAGCAAATTTTAGAGATCATGGCTTCTTTGGTTAAATTCAAGTTTTACAGCAACAGCATAGAGGCAAACCGCGACAAGCAGATTCTGGCGAATCACGGTATTGAAAGCTTTATTGCCAATGAGCAAACCATTCAGTCAGACTGGCTCCTGTCTCAGGCGCTGGGTGGCATACAGCTGCAGGTATTTGAAGATCAGAGGGAGAAAGCAGCTGAGATCCTGGAAAATTTCCTGCAGAATGATCAATCACGCCTCGATGTGGAACACACTATCCCAAATCCTGAATTCGACATGGTTTGTCCCAAGTGCGGATCCAACCATCTTTACCGGGACGAGAACCCTGGTGGACTGTTCGGTATTTCGCTGCTTCTTATCGGGCTGCCGCTGAAAGGAAGGAGCAATATTTATCACTGCTATTACTGCGACCACGAATTCAAAGCTTAAAAACTACAGAATACTATGAAAATCATTTGTATAGGCCGGAACTATGCGGAGCATGCCCGGGAACTTGGCAACGAGGTCCCGGAAAAACCTGTGATCTTTATAAAACCAGATTCGGCGGTTCTGAAGAAGGGTCTGGATTTTTATATTCCTGAATTCTCCACGGACATTCATTATGAACTGGAGGTTGTGCTTAAAATATCGAAAGTGGGGAAATACATTCAGGCTGAAAGGGCCGGGGATTATTTCAGTGAAATTGGTCTGGGAATAGATTTCACTGCCCGCGACCTGCAAAGTGAACTGAAGGCGAAGGGACTGCCCTGGGAACTT
This window encodes:
- a CDS encoding CDP-alcohol phosphatidyltransferase family protein — encoded protein: MGFLKTNLANIFTLGNLFSGSIGVIQLLDGNYGTAAVCIIISLILDFFDGFIARLTKTASNLGGQLDSLADMVSFGLLPGVVMYKALEPFGYDFMGIMLPFEIKYLAFFITVFSCLRLAIFNIDDEQKYYFKGLNTPSNTVLILGLYYAHMENASFSFLFENPMLLLLLTALSSWLLVSPLKMVAMKFKSMRPADNYPKIALLVGGILLLVIFGTVGIPLAVVYYMVISVIFRKQLR
- a CDS encoding 3'-5' exonuclease, encoding MNLKLYKPLCIFDLETTGTNVAKDRIVEISILKVHPDASRESRTWLVNPGMYIPKESTAVHGISDDDVKDSPKFAEIAPKVMEMITGCDLGGFNSNRFDVPLLAEELLRSGIDFDLSKFKLVDAQTIFHKMEPRNLTAAYKFYCRKELTNAHSAEADVLATFEVLDAQVAHYEELPNEIAGLSEFSHHSRFADLAGFIAFDEDEKEIFTFGKYKGQRVKDVFQKDLGYYGWIQNADFPLYTKKVLTGIQLRSKF
- a CDS encoding putative signal transducing protein, producing the protein MASLVKFKFYSNSIEANRDKQILANHGIESFIANEQTIQSDWLLSQALGGIQLQVFEDQREKAAEILENFLQNDQSRLDVEHTIPNPEFDMVCPKCGSNHLYRDENPGGLFGISLLLIGLPLKGRSNIYHCYYCDHEFKA
- a CDS encoding fumarylacetoacetate hydrolase family protein, producing MKIICIGRNYAEHARELGNEVPEKPVIFIKPDSAVLKKGLDFYIPEFSTDIHYELEVVLKISKVGKYIQAERAGDYFSEIGLGIDFTARDLQSELKAKGLPWELAKGFDGSAALSNFYPKGDFDLKNLNFSLNRNKTEVQAGNTSMMLFSPEEIIAFVSKYFTLKKGDLIFTGTPKGVGKVEENDILEAFLDGQRVMDLRIQ